A DNA window from Paraburkholderia sp. IMGN_8 contains the following coding sequences:
- a CDS encoding SET domain-containing protein-lysine N-methyltransferase produces MRRVIVRRSPVHGKGVFAMHALAAGERVLEYKGEITSWRNALRRHQREGVEGHTFLFGLSDGSVIDGSRGGNSARWLNHACAPNCETIEDEGRIFIHTLRPIEPGEELFIEYLLATDDPPDEDVRAQYACRCAAANCRQSMLADAA; encoded by the coding sequence ATGCGGCGCGTGATTGTTCGGCGGTCTCCAGTTCACGGCAAAGGCGTGTTCGCCATGCATGCGCTCGCGGCGGGCGAGCGCGTGCTTGAGTACAAAGGTGAAATCACCTCGTGGCGAAATGCGCTGCGCCGTCACCAACGTGAAGGCGTCGAAGGCCATACTTTCCTGTTCGGTCTGTCCGATGGGTCCGTGATTGACGGCAGTCGCGGCGGCAATAGTGCACGCTGGCTGAATCACGCTTGCGCACCGAACTGCGAGACTATCGAGGACGAGGGACGGATTTTCATCCACACGCTGCGGCCGATCGAGCCGGGCGAAGAACTGTTCATTGAATATCTGCTCGCCACTGACGATCCGCCGGATGAAGACGTTCGGGCGCAGTACGCGTGCCGGTGTGCCGCGGCGAACTGCCGTCAGTCGATGCTGGCTGACGCAGCGTGA